Proteins encoded together in one Musa acuminata AAA Group cultivar baxijiao chromosome BXJ3-6, Cavendish_Baxijiao_AAA, whole genome shotgun sequence window:
- the LOC103987580 gene encoding calnexin homolog, which translates to MGGGKMAAPLLLLLIASSLLQIWASDPLFYESFDEPFEGRWIVAEKEDYKGLWEHSKSDGHEDYGLLVSEKARKYAIVKELDEPVILKDGTVVLQFEVRLQNGLECGGAYLKYLRPQGAGWSPKGFDNESPYTIMFGPDKCGSTNKVHFILQHKNPKTGKFVEHHLKYPPSVPSDKLSHVYTAILKPDNELRILVDGEEKKKTNFFSADDLEPALIPPKTIPDPDDKKPEDWDERAKIPDPDAVKPDDWDEDAPMEIEDEEAVKPEGWLDDEPEEVDDPEATKPEDWDEDEDGEWEAPKIDNPKCESAPGCGEWKRPMKRNPEYKGKWHAPLIDNPNYKGIWKPQEIDNPDYFELDKPDFEPIAAIGIEIWTMQDGILFDNILITGDEKVAESYRSETWKPKYEVEKEKQKAEDAAAESSDGLSGFQKKVFDVLYKIADVPFLEPYKIKLIDVIEKAEKQPNVTIGILVSVAVVVATVIFRVLFGRKKPQAPVAPTATETRNSGAAESEAPGSNDDDEKEENDKDDASAPRARRSRRET; encoded by the exons GTTTATGGGAACACTCCAAGAGTGATGGTCATGAAGACTATGGGCTTCTTGTGAGTGAGAAGGCTAGGAAGTATGCAATAGTTAAGGAACTCGATGAACCTGTCATCCTCAAGGATGGAACTGTTGTTCTACAGTTTGAGGTTCGACTACAAAATGGACTTGAATGTGGAGGCGCATATCTGAAGTATCTTCGTCCTCAGGGAGCCGGATGGTCTCCCAAGGGATTCGACAATGAATCTCCATATACTATAATGTTTGGACCAGATAAGTGTGGGTCAACGAATAAGGTGCATTTCATCCTTCAGCATAAGAATCCCAAAACTGGGAAGTTTGTGGAGCATCATTTGAAGTACCCTCCATCTGTCCCATCTGACAAACTCTCTCATGTCTATACTGCTATTCTGAAACCTGATAATGAGCTGAGAATTTTAGTTgatggagaagaaaagaagaaaacaaatttCTTCTCTGCTGATGACTTAGAGCCAGCGCTTATTCCACCCAAGACCATACCTGATCCTGATGATAAAAAGCCTGAGGACTGGGATGAGAGGGCCAAAATTCCAGATCCTGATGCTGTAAAGCCGGATGACTGGGATGAAGATGCACCAATGGAGATTGAAGACGAGGAAGCTGTCAAGCCGGAAGGATGGTTGGATGATGAACCTGAGGAGGTTGATGATCCTGAAGCCACAAAACCAGAAGATTGGGATGAAGACGAGGATGGGGAATGGGAGGCACCAAAAATCGACAACCCAAAGTGTGAATCAGCACCCGGCTGTGGAGAGTGGAAGAGGCCAATGAAGAGGAATCCAGAATACAAGGGAAAATGGCATGCTCCCTTAATTGATAACCCGAACTACAAGGGTATCTGGAAGCCACAAGAGATAGACAACCCCGATTACTTTGAGCTTGACAAACCAGATTTCGAGCCAATTGCTGCTATCGGTATTGAGATTTGGACAATGCAGGATggcattctttttgacaatatctTGATAACCGGTGATGAGAAGGTTGCGGAGTCATATAGGTCGGAGACATGGAAGCCTAAATATGaagttgagaaagaaaagcagaaGGCTGAAGATGCTGCTGCTGAATCTTCAGATGGTCTGTCAGGTTTTCAG AAGAAAGTTTTTGATGTTCTATACAAGATAGCAGACGTCCCCTTCTTGGAACCATACAAGATCAAACTCATC GATGTCATTGAAAAAGCAGAGAAACAACCAAACGTCACTATTGGAATCCTGGTGTCCGTAGCGGTAGTGGTTGCTACTGTTATCTTCAGGGTTCTTTTTGGCAGAAAGAAGCCTCAG GCTCCAGTTGCACCGACCGCCACCGAGACCAGGAATTCTGGAGCTGCCGAGTCTGAAGCTCCAGGAAGCAACGACGATGACGAGAAAGAAGAGAACGATAAAGATGATGCTTCAGCCCCACGCGCCAGGCGGTCTAGGAGGGAGACATAA